Proteins from a single region of Sinorhizobium alkalisoli:
- a CDS encoding TonB family protein, translating to MKQIVKWTGAIALSLLAHAGGAMLFEPDEDDIQMAGGAAMEVALLGNAFEETVQAGDLSDVVEPTEETPAELAPREIPPVEEAVEEVEPTIPDLVSEPPSEVAPAEADVILPAEQVPIAEIAEPAVVTSVAPVETVVPHPRPEPPETVENVEKPEPKKEPVKRKKVARKKAGEAGSQAKTQVKGQADGVENAAASAATGAKGSASQAGNAAVSNYPGKVRRRLNRAFRYPAEAKRQGLRGVAHVRFTVTSDGGLAGVGIAKSAGSALLDEAALGAVRGAAPFPAIPAGAGRDNWAFTIPLEFKR from the coding sequence GCTCGCGCATGCCGGCGGCGCCATGCTGTTCGAGCCCGACGAAGACGACATTCAGATGGCCGGGGGCGCCGCCATGGAGGTTGCGCTGCTCGGCAACGCGTTCGAAGAGACAGTACAGGCCGGCGATCTGTCCGACGTGGTCGAGCCGACCGAGGAGACGCCGGCGGAACTGGCGCCGAGAGAGATCCCGCCGGTAGAAGAGGCGGTCGAAGAGGTCGAGCCGACGATCCCCGATCTCGTTTCCGAACCGCCGTCCGAGGTTGCGCCCGCGGAAGCGGACGTGATCCTCCCGGCCGAGCAGGTGCCGATCGCCGAAATCGCGGAGCCGGCAGTGGTGACAAGTGTCGCCCCGGTCGAGACCGTCGTTCCGCATCCGAGGCCGGAGCCGCCGGAGACCGTGGAAAACGTCGAAAAGCCGGAACCGAAGAAGGAGCCGGTGAAAAGAAAGAAGGTCGCGCGGAAGAAGGCGGGCGAAGCCGGAAGCCAGGCGAAGACGCAGGTCAAAGGTCAGGCGGACGGCGTGGAAAATGCGGCTGCGAGTGCGGCCACGGGCGCCAAAGGCAGCGCATCACAGGCGGGTAACGCGGCCGTCTCGAATTATCCCGGCAAAGTGCGGCGGAGGCTGAACCGCGCCTTCCGTTATCCCGCGGAGGCAAAGCGTCAGGGCCTGCGCGGCGTCGCGCATGTACGTTTCACCGTCACTTCCGATGGGGGGCTTGCCGGCGTTGGCATCGCCAAGAGCGCCGGCTCGGCGCTTCTCGACGAGGCCGCGCTCGGGGCCGTGCGTGGCGCAGCGCCCTTTCCGGCAATCCCGGCCGGCGCCGGGCGCGACAACTGGGCTTTTACCATACCGCTTGAATTCAAACGCTGA